gcatttcataaaaagaaattcataccAACAGGTggaggtagtgtgatggtctggggctgctttgcagcttcaggacctggatgacttgccataattgatggaagcatgaattctgcactttatcagaaaatcctgaaggagaatgtccagccgcCAGTTTCTGACCTCAAActcaagcacacttgggttatgcagcaggacaatgatcccaaacacaccagcaagtccacctctgaatgactcaagaaaacaaaagtaaggTTTTCGAgagtcaaagtccggacttaaatctgattgagatgcagtggcatgaccttaaacagtccattcatgctcgaaaaccctccaatgtggctgaattaaaacaattcctccacagcaatgtgaaagactcattgccagttatcacaaatgcgtgattgcagttgttgctgcaaagggttgAACAACAAGTTAttactgcggagtctccaggccaggaccagcagactgaaggacagcttcatccaccaggctgtcaggaagctgaactccctcccgaacctgccccccctcccctcttcttccccaggcaccactgaactattttttttttttataattcccttattgtataattgtatctacattttatatttgatctagttatttttttaggctttaatgttaatgttatctgtatgcaccgggggtctgagagtaacgcaatttcgattctctgtatgtatgtactgtacatgtggaaattgacaataaagcagacttgacttgacttgactattagatttagggggcaaatactttttcacgtagggccaggtaagtttggacagctttttgcccttaataaatgaaatcattatttcaaaactgcattttgtatttactctggttatctttgtgtaatattaaaatttgtttgatgatctgaatcttttaagtgacaaatatgcaaaaaaaaaaaaaaataaataaaataaagatgggggcaaaaactttttcacaccactgtatgttaTGTTCGTAAACATAAccctgtgctttaagtgctacttaggaatTGCTAtctgtttgtcaagtgctgaaatgtcacctaatAGAATGGCTCGTTATTGTAGTACACGctcatttattgaaatgttaattaCCTTACCTTaagtataatattttacatgtaaaatattatactttacataataatatacaatatacattattgtatataaagtatatatacataCCCCCCCATCTCtgaagcatatttcctacatcttttattcatatttttgttcatattttttctgccctttttaattatttataaattaataataaaaaattaaaaacaagtagGCCTAATAAAGTGTTCAATGAAGTACAatcaaaactttatattataatcacattgcacttgaataaagtgtaatctgccgattgtcctgcaggtgaccgcatgtcaaaatatgacaaatatgtcTTCTTacatgcacttagggctttacgattacttcAGAGCACTTGTAGATCtacaatgattttcaagtgctacttaagttactatgcttttgggaaacagacttTATATAAAGATCAGTCGAACAAttgtttttacgaacttcttaggtttatgaagcttttgggaaacgcagcccttgTTCAGCCAGCAAAATGTCTTTCTAGACAAGAAATCTATAAACAGTTTTGAAAGATGTACGTTgtgaaaatttgtgtttttaaacattcatgtTAAATTCAGTATGGTGCCTAACCTGAATAAGGGTGTGAAGGTACCAACATAATCTCATTgcaattcataaatattttacattttggaaaacTGGTGACTAATTTGTGCAAAATTTTTACAATTCCTATGTTTTAGTATGTAGCCCCACTGAAGGTTATGTTTAGTGATAGGGCTGGGGATGGACCCTTatgtttatgattttaatttttttttaacttgtaggCCTATGTTTCGGTGTGAATGTCTTTGTCtcttaaaacagtaacattttctCATAAGACTGGATTTGCAGGCTCACATCGACAGTTTATGTGCATTTGGTAAAGACATGCATCCTTCTTAATTATTAAGAGGGATGCATGTCTCCCCACAAATGCATGTAAACTGTCGATCAATAGGCCTAGCCCATGGGATTTTGAATCTAAACATTCTGTGGCCCAAAATCTTGAACATTTGGTTCAGTTTTGGATTGTAGGCCATCTTTGGCTGCGTGGCATATGTAAACACATTACACACATCACTGGGGATGTGTAAAAGACTGTCTACAAATGTATAATGTGACAGCTCTGCGACGCACGCATGTGCTCCTCGTGCCCGCTTGTCGTAGCACTGTGTGCGCGCGCAGCGGTACCCGCGCGCTCACGCTCACGCTCTTTGGCAGTGTCGCGCGGACTGTCGGGATCATGTCCGCCATGTTTTCACACCAGCCGAGAAAAAAAAGCCCGTGAAAAAACACCAGAACTCGCTCAGAGATGCCTTTAACCGCCAGATTTCGATCGGAGGGACGTCAgtgagcgcggccgcggagagaACCGTCGGCTCGTGTGTGTATTTGTACCGAATGATCCGTGTTTAGTGTGTTTGTGATCGCTGAAAACAATGAGTAAACTCTCGTTCCGCGCGCGAGCGCTAGACGCCGCCAAACCGCTGCCGATCTACCGCAATAAAGACCTCCCGGACCTCACCGACTGCGTCTCCATCAACCGAGCGGTTCCGCAGATGCCAACCGGAATGGAAAAGGAAGAGGAGTCGGtatgtaaatgattttaaattcataatttttcatGAGGTTCAGGTGCATAGCAGGGTGTTGATATTCACGTATCTCTTACGCACGTTTTAGTACGTAAGTCCGTTCTCTGCTCGAAGGGATCCGCAAGCAGCGTTCTAAGGCTCTAGGTTACGTATAAATTTTACGACAGTTGCATAGTCGTGGGAAATCTTTTACACTAGTGGCGTGAGCAAGGTTATTTACGTGAGACATTTGCTAGTGGTGAATGCGCGTTGACGTCAGCTTTTTTGCGTAAATGCGTTAGAGATTTGCGTATGTTACTACAGGAATACACGAGCTGAACGGCGTGCTTCTGAAACCTCAATCTATTTGATTCTTTTCTTATTATGTTTAGTTTCAACAGCACCGGGCCCTAGTCATCAATATAGCATGACTATCTCCCACATTTCAGTGTCATATAATACATTGGTGTATATGGGAATCATTCCGTATTATTGTATATATCAGAGTAACGTCACCATGATATTACCATGTGTTACCATATCACATATTCCTATATTGTAATGAAAGGcgaatgtgaaatattatttatttgaactatttaattcacaaaaatattattagttattgttggtttaaaatgtaatgtttaagaaTGTAATGTTtggtgtttttgttattgttattattattgttgtacataaatatatgtttatggGTGTATACCATCTCTTATGGagttatataatgaaataaattttataattaagattttaaaatgtactgtatttattactattattattgatattattactACTGTAcaattttcttaaaaacattttttttttttttttacataattgaaAACTGTCCCAGTCCTAGTAACCCACAGGCAAAAagccttgttgttgttgttgtcacatTATGTCAAGTAAACCATAAAACAGAAACAACCCCCTTATATCTCTTTGTTGTCTTTTAAAACATCACACGTTTAAGTCTTTACataaacattacacattttaacctttttataaaaataaatgtcttggTCAGGTCAAATCAAGTAACCCTCCATTTGGGAAAGAAAACATCATGGTATTCATTCAgtcaaaaatgtgtatttattactTCACTTGCTGATCTTGGTTACACCACTTGACACATCTGTCATGACATCTTCAGCTGTTTTGAAAGATGTGCAACAGATCAAGATTtcttcagtttgattcattttatttgttagtGAAGTGAGTTTTATTAGAACACAAGTATGAACTGCCATGTTGGCATCTTGATCAGGAGGTTGTGTTttacagacatacagtacagagACCGAGGTACATGTTAAAAACTTGAGTTATGTGCCACAGATTGCGTTTGCTCTCCTCACCCACCTGATAATGAACCGCTCACCTTTCTATCATTGAACCGTCTACCACAGTGAGTCTCTTATGAATCCAGAAGTCATTGGAACGAGTTCATTTGTATGCTTGCAAGCTGTGTAAGCCATTGCAGCGGGTTTCATCACGTTGCTGTTCTCAGCTGCATTAGAAGTCGTACTTACCCAATTCTTATTTCTGTCTCTGTGTGAGTTTTGAACTTTTTTCTTATTGCTGAGTCCAGCTACATCAGTTTCAGCTTAACAAACTGGTCTCACTTTGCTAATGGAAATACTTTGTGTTATGTATGAGGTGACAAAATCTTTACTGTTTTGGCATATAAGGTGTAACCTTATCACAGATTTGAGATGTCCTACTCAGTGAATGAAGAATTAGGTTTactcatcatctctctctctctttcatggtGTGTTTCAGGAGCACCATCTCCAGAGGGCCATCTCTGCCCAGCAGGTGTTCAGGGAGAAGAAGGAGAGTATGGTCATCCCTGTGCCAGAGGCTGAGAGTAACATCACGTATTATGACCGCCTTTACAAAGGAGAGTTTCGCATCCCCAAACAGCTCATCCACATCCAGCGTGAGTGACCCTCAGCTTCAAACTCAAGATCCTACTGGATGCTTTAATTTcttgatttaaataaacaaataaagtgttaTTTGAATGTGAATCTCAATCTGTTACTCCGCACCAGCTCTGGGTCTGGATAACGAGCTGCCTGACTATGATATGGACTCAGAGGACGAGACTTTACTGAACAGACTCAACCGTAAAATGGAGCTCAAACCTGTGCAGTTCGAGATCATGATGGATCGGTTAGAGAAGGCAAGCACCAACCAGGTAATAACAAGTCAGTGCTTCTGATCTGGTTTTGCTGCAAGGCATAGAATATTAAGTGGCAATGCAACACTGTACCAGAATTGTATGAGAGTAACAATCTCATAAAGCCAATGGTGAAATAAATTATTAGTACTATAAACTACCATACAAAGTTTTGGGAGTCTGTAAGATggtttaacctttttttaaaagaatgtgtTATGTGcattaaggctgtatttatttacaatagttaaatgcagttaaaaaaaaacaacaacgtaatattgttgaataatattacaattttaagtaactgttttctgtttgaatatattttaaaatgtaatttatttctgtggtggcaaagctgaattttgagtagccattaatccagtctccagtgtcatattatccttcacaGATCATTCTCAATCATCTGTAAGGTTTtattggaaactgtgatacattttttcagggtattttgatgaataaaagtttaaaagaacagaatttttttcactgatgaataaaataattaattacttaggcagtaattaatcacagaaaataCACTGTAGTCGACACAGACCATTATTCTCACTGCAACTGTAAGTAAACCTAGCATGTAGTGTCCTagtcatatatatttttgttttgttcacaattttcaaaaatgaggGTGTCACAGCAGCTGTCTGATTAAGCTTGCTTTTACCAAGTGACAAATTATCTTGGTCCTGAATATCATAGGCTTTAATTTGATGCatggttttgtaaaataaaatacagtagaaaGTCTTATAAAAGTATGCctattattgagaaaaaaaaaatatatatatatatatatattttgttattctaGCTATGCTCagttgtattatagttattatttgcatttagcatcaTTCATTTTGCTCTATGAGACcaatttttttgggttttgatgcaaaaaaattatgCTTATCTAAATGTTCACCTAATTATACGGTTTTATTCacacatattctctctctctctctctctctctctctctctctctctctctctctctctctctctcaataattGTTGTGTAGTTGGTCACTCTTCAGGAGGCCAAGCTGCTGCTAAATGAAGATGACTACCTGTTGAAGTCGGTGTATGACTACTGGGTGAGAAAGAGGAAGAACTGCCGAGGCCCATCGCTCATCTCAGATCAAGCAGGAGAAGAGGGATGGCTCCAGCAACAATGATGCTTACGTGGCCTTCAGGCGTCGCACAGAGAAGATGCAGACTAGGAAGTATGCATGTACTCTGTGCTTTGTCATGCATTCCTCAAACAGTATTCTTAGAGGGCATTCAGACAAGACTTGTTCTTACTTTCCAAAAGGAAATAACTTTGATATGTTTGTGCGTCAAACTGGCCTCCTTATGTTGCGTCttatttttactaatattgtgtatttttatttacatcagcTTTTTTGAAGAATGCATTCAGTTCTAGCTTTTCCTAGCTAATATTAAGTGGGTGATcaatacagattttttaatgcccaatgtatttgttttgtacagCATATTTCTTAATTCATACcatctgtttgtgtgtcttttgCTCTCCGTAGAATCGTAAGAATGACGAGGTGTCTTATGAGAAGATGCTAAAGCTGAGGAGAGAGTTCAGCCGAACCATGAGCATCCTGGAGATGATCAAGAAGAGAGAAAAGAGCAAACGAGAGCTGCTGCATCTGACACTGGAAGTGTTTGAGAAAAGGTGTGTGAATGTTCTCTTCTTATAAAGCAGCTTTAAGATGATTTCTGTTGTTCCATATACTATATGAATAAAACTGTGTTTTGTGTAACTGCTTGAATGGTTGTTGTGTGTAAGGTGACACATCTCTCTAATGACAAGTCTCGCTAAGCtataaatcatttgaaaagtGCGAATTGGTTTTTACACTTgtttttccatgttttgtgtattttagatATCAAATTGGAGACTTCTCAGGAGAGATTCTGACTGAGGTCACAGTACCTCTAGCAGAGAAAACCATTTACCCTGCACCCATATCCTTACCCTTCAGTAGTCGGCACAAGGCAGAGAGCAAAATTAAGGTGAGGAAATATCTGTGTGCAAGAAATAACTTGAACGTGCTTAATGGtcgttataaaaatatttcttctgTCTCTTTCCTTTAGTCACACAATTCTGGGCCCAAACACCTCCACCCCTTCACAGTCAAGCCTGAGCTTCACTTTGACTTTGTGCGTTCCCATAAAAAGTACAACAAGAGGCCCAGACTTGATACATTTCGCCAGCCTGGTCGGCTAGAGCGACAGCAAACCATCAACAAGGCAGACATTAAGCAGTATGACTTCCACAGCTCTGGAGAGGAGGATTACCCATTGGTCAGTGCACAGTCGGTGTTTGGCTACACATGCTCATGTTGTATTTGGtgcttttacataaaataaattgtcTTTTGTTTCTCCTTTTTCCCCTGATCTCCAGCTTCAGAGCCAGATGAAGAGAATGATCCTGATGGAATCTTTGCCTTCAGACGGAAAGCTGGCTGCAGTTACAATGCTGTGAGTTTCCCGTTTTACATCAGTGCTGGCTGTAGACTGTGCCAGAGCTGGGTGATAGAACTGAAAAATTATGTCTTGATGTTTAAGGTGCCCTGAAATGgcataaagcagtggttctcaacctgtCTGCAAAAATACattgcccgtccaaaaaaaaaagtcacacactgtAATATTTCgttggactgcctttagctttATGGCACGCATTCGCCATGGCATaatttcgataagcttctgcaatgtcacaacatttatttctgtccagagttgcattaattttttgccaggatcttgtattgatgatgggagagtcagacCACTGCGCATTGTTTTCTtattctttgggcacataacataatcatccatgcagtaattatccaatgaGAGGAGcttaactatttgcttagttaaatccaggtggtgactttttttttgggcAGTGTATTTATATGCCCTATAGTCCTAGTTTTGttttcaaaacttattttaaaccaTGGCCACTTTTACTATAgtttctgtaataaataaataaataataataataaagtaagtTTTAGGAATCCAAAACTTCTAGGAGCTAAGTGAACCCACTTAAagagttatttaatataattttgacagaaaaagttttagaatttttttcatattttaatgtaaaaaaaaatcttgtgtaatgtaacttgtttgtttgctgtttttattgtatttgttatacttgtattttattttaatagtttttgccatgaaaatagcctacaatgctgacattgcattacataaaaatatactactactCTAGGAGCTAAGTATTTTTCACTTTCTTCcagttgtttgttatttattgcataaggataaaaaaaaaaaaaagtagaaaagttTAGATCTATAAATCTCACTTTTAAAATTGGGCTTCCTCAGATATCCaagatatttttttacaattatatatatataatatacacacatctGGATATTTTGCTGAGCCCTTCTAGTGGGTCCTGTCCCcacaaatcattttcaaatttcaGTCTGCCATTGTTGTGAAGTAGATCATTTCTTATATAATAAGTTTAGGCAAAGGTGATGTTATGGcaataaaaataagcaattaaagtattttaagtgaagtgacatgacatagagccaagtatggtgacccatactcagaattcgtgctctgcatttaacccatccaaagttcacacacacagcagtgaacacacacacacaccgtgaacacacacccggggcagtgggcagccatttatgctgcggcgcccggggagcagttgggggtttggtgccttgcttaagggcacctcagtcgtggtattgccggcccgacactcgaacccacaaccttagggttaggagtcaaactctctaaccattaggccacaactttaAAGTATCGCCGTAAtgatcactctcacacacatgagTCATGAGACAGGAAGGGGTGTTTTTTGTCTTGGCATGTAAATAAAGCACATGGACAATGACTGAGCTTAGCTTTAGTGCATGTGGATATCATGAAACTTAACCAAACTATTATATGTAGTTGTTTGTAGATGTCCTTGACTATGGTATACTAGTTTTTACAGTGACATAGAAGCATATTATTTGGCTTAGTGGTGTATTGGTAATTTTCCTTTGCCATTGTTAAATGTGTGGTGTGTTTCCTCAGCCGCTGGTGGATCAGAGCTGTTCTCCTCACTGGCAGCAGACGGATCAGGACCGGCTGTGGCAGCGGAACTGTCTCACCGCTCTCTCTGTGCCCAGACGCTGCATCGCAGTGGCTCGCGGGAGGGTGGGCAGGGGTGGCAGGTATGTTACTCTTCTATTTACGGTTTCTCATTTGCCTTTTTCATCTTTTGTAAAAACTCTTGTTTCCTGTAATGGAGTATGAGTCACTGTAGAGACAATGTGTGGTGTGAATTTATTTAGTTCAGATTAATAGAAAATCTAAAAGCACTCTGTTGTAATCCATCAGGGTTGTTTTGGATCGCACCTCGTCAGATCTGGACCGTGCCCTCAGGCATCTGGACCCTGACATGTTTTATCCCTCCGCTGACTCTATTGTGCCTGACCTCCCcgtccacacaaacacaaactctcaCAACTCCAGATCAAGCCCTCAGCGCTCACTGACTCAGCTCCTGAGTGACATCCAGGCCTGCAGGTGGAAGTTTTTCCGCCCTCGGCCGCTACAGGAGAACTCAAGGGGTGAGGACAAGAAAGGGACTGCGCAGGTGGAAAAAGGTGGAGCGACGCTGCTCTCCAACAGTGTGTCAGGTGAGGCATCTGAGCTGAACAGGATTCAGAAGGTCAATCAACTAAATTGTAACTTTCAGTTTATTCCAGGGTTTTTCAACTAATCTAGCCCTCTTAGTTATTTGTAATGTGGCTTGCCAGTTGATTTTGGTTATTTCTGCACTTCCCTGatacattagattagattcaactttattgtcactgcacatgtaaggtacaaggtaacgaaatgcagttagcatctaaacAGAAGTGCAGtaagtacagtatatacagtgtctacaatatgttacaataaatatacagataaggcagtactatggacataatttacagatttttaaagaCATGATAATGGCTGTgcagttagggttagggtatttCAATTTCGGCTCCCAgtgattataaaaatacaataatcaagATAAAACAATTATTGCGCCCCATTCTGTGCTTTCgctcctccataaaagcccaatttcacgTGCAAATGAGTAAAATCATGTTGCGTGACTTCTACAAAATGGGacgatttattcatgtttttaaaagcacgaAAGAGAACTTGCGCTGTTCCTTGAGAGGATTTCTGTGCATGTGCTCAGAGACGGAACCAAATACGTActttaaagtcatcttttagTGCCTAAAcggttaaatacacacaaaaatgtaaaaacgtgGCACTTAGTTATTATTCAGGTAAACCCTCATCGGTTATGTAATAAATGGATGTAAACAGAtgagaatgaaaataaatgtgtaacaGTAAATTGGACTGAAGTAAATTAGGCTATACATTAGTGCTCTGCTGTGGTATTGTGAATTGTGACATTTTGCTCTCtaaaatgtagatgtcatagtaaccttatttacagaaaaaaatatctgatataaatggctgtatttaaataaatctttcatataaagttttggtcctATGGCCCACTAATAATCctgttaaataatcgtgattagaatattgaccaaaataatcatgattatgacTTTTGTCATAATCAAGCAGCCCTACTATGCATAAAACTCAGTTCTCACGGCTCTCAGTAGTGGACGAAGTC
This genomic stretch from Cyprinus carpio isolate SPL01 chromosome B9, ASM1834038v1, whole genome shotgun sequence harbors:
- the LOC109102235 gene encoding LOW QUALITY PROTEIN: enhancer of polycomb homolog 2-like (The sequence of the model RefSeq protein was modified relative to this genomic sequence to represent the inferred CDS: inserted 2 bases in 1 codon), translating into MSKLSFRARALDAAKPLPIYRNKDLPDLTDCVSINRAVPQMPTGMEKEEESEHHLQRAISAQQVFREKKESMVIPVPEAESNITYYDRLYKGEFRIPKQLIHIQPLGLDNELPDYDMDSEDETLLNRLNRKMELKPVQFEIMMDRLEKASTNQLVTLQEAKLLLNEDDYLLKSVYDYWVRKRKNCRGPSLIXQIKQEKRDGSSNNDAYVAFRRRTEKMQTRKYNRKNDEVSYEKMLKLRREFSRTMSILEMIKKREKSKRELLHLTLEVFEKRYQIGDFSGEILTEVTVPLAEKTIYPAPISLPFSSRHKAESKIKSHNSGPKHLHPFTVKPELHFDFVRSHKKYNKRPRLDTFRQPGRLERQQTINKADIKQYDFHSSGEEDYPLSPASEPDEENDPDGIFAFRRKAGCSYNAPLVDQSCSPHWQQTDQDRLWQRNCLTALSVPRRCIAVARGRVGRGGRVVLDRTSSDLDRALRHLDPDMFYPSADSIVPDLPVHTNTNSHNSRSSPQRSLTQLLSDIQACRWKFFRPRPLQENSRGEDKKGTAQVEKGGATLLSNSVSGGFTEEQFHSHQQQLVQMHKQLQQQELQQNSTAPELHTHLPNTASSDCMSKTLDSASAHFAASAVVNTPNNENRPQIASVNGVLPNSGSFRQAKSNHSVQSGGGGESGSLVRMTNASSPQLPVPQSLPHGHGHLSTVSAVSPAHKHHSARLCAPSPSALKLASVASSLDRVPKVTPTSAIDVARENHEPERLALNGLSETTVAMEVT